The following are encoded in a window of Megachile rotundata isolate GNS110a chromosome 2, iyMegRotu1, whole genome shotgun sequence genomic DNA:
- the LOC100875315 gene encoding uncharacterized protein LOC100875315 isoform X1 — MKETLVKQEIKREWENDRIEEGSPRMTSTEERSTSESPRSVITSRRHVRTITTAGQITETVSESEPNSPDASNLPRARSHGYQEEPQRDHGCEQPSQRFVQISQQDADVQSRQQQHRPNEQRVLYLTPNGQEVHEVSETVDPNATPTNETTRYEAVGTDRMDVDRAYGYSTEEQLRREGHGIVVQAQERRGQSGGHQRFGQREGGRSAAGNEENEGTEAGRSYQQSSPVLIATSEGYENGPIVSQAAAAIASVQLGSPVPPYSPPIGVDGIRVATSNQQQHQQQQHQLVAGYADTGASIKYTAAGVKYDAAAVAAVVASDTVKPSTYTTLETVSIPASQTVHYPQYISGNETFQQAPMYACTKSGEQVILAYPSAAQLSSRVSGVESAGSAYVKSDPTLASSLAASRGVPPLHYDQPGSPGSQVTLYSSGGGSYAYPKPTGSSEYWSTAGTPSPPTFECVQNYQPVTAISVSDANIQLYQGGYSVSTGGAPTPWPSIPLSGPDESFDGTMVSTDPKECSGCANLTTIWRRDDATGHCYCHTCLYNKMNGTNRPSMRLGKPKQAVAPTGVRRTGVQCANCRTTNTTLWRRNNNGEPVCNACGLYYKLHNVNRPLSMKKEGIQTRKRKPKNHSGISGNLAGPSGMHKTELKSGLLGVSGESLQLKVYGSGGNGNGVASGGGLGAVVEAGDGLEFGIEDRTGLAENGSGCAEGNGEVEEHCPAVGTPTATQLGHAHSPLTLPTAAILNRQTILTVPPLEPIASQPGGDLISVITSTTAVHAERK, encoded by the exons ATGAAGGAGACGCTGGTGAAACAGGAGATCAAGCGCGAATGGGAGAACGATCGAATCGAGGAGGGCTCGCCTCGAATGACGTCGACCGAGGAGCGATCGACGTCGGAAAGCCCGCGTTCGGTCATCACGAGCAGAAGGCACGTGCGCACCATTACCACGGCCGGACAGATCACCGAGACCGTGTCGGAATCGGAGCCGAATTCCCCGGACGCGAGTAATCTGCCGCGGGCACGATCGCACGGCTATCAGGAAGAGCCGCAACGGGATCACGGATGCGAGCAACCGTCTCAACGTTTCGTGCAAATTTCTCAGCAGGACGCGGACGTTCAGTCCCGTCAGCAGCAACATCGTCCCAACGAGCAACGCGTCCTCTATCTGACGCCAAACGGTCAAGAGGTGCACGAGGTGTCGGAAACCGTGGATCCGAACGCGACGCCGACGAACGAAACGACCAG GTACGAGGCCGTTGGCACGGACAGGATGGACGTCGATCGTGCGTACGGTTATTCGACGGAGGAACAATTACGACGAGAAGGTCACGGGATCGTGGTTCAAGCGCAAGAGAGACGGGGTCAGTCGGGCGGGCATCAAAGGTTCGGGCAACGGGAGGGCGGCCGATCTGCTGCCGGCAACGAGGAGAACGAGGGCACGGAAGCGGGCAGATCGTACCAGCAGAGTTCGCCGGTACTGATCGCGACCAGCGAGGGCTACGAGAACGGACCGATCGTGTCTCAGGCGGCGGCCGCGATCGCGAGCGTTCAGCTCGGTTCGCCCGTGCCGCCGTACTCTCCGCCGATCGGCGTGGACGGTATACGCGTGGCCACGTCTAACCAGCAACAGCATCAACAGCAACAGCATCAGCTGGTGGCGGGATACGCGGACACCGGCGCCAGCATCAAGTACACCGCAGCGGGCGTGAAATACGACGCGGCGGCCGTCGCAGCAGTCGTCGCCAGCGACACGGTCAAACCGTCCACCTACACTACCCTCGAGACGGTCTCGATACCGGCCTCGCAGACGGTCCACTACCCCCAATACATCTCCGGCAACGAAACGTTCCAGCAAGCTCCGATGTACGCTTGCACCAAGTCCGGCGAGCAGGTGATACTGGCCTATCCGTCGGCCGCTCAACTGAGTTCTCGCGTTTCCGGG GTGGAATCGGCCGGAAGCGCGTACGTGAAGAGCGACCCGACGCTCGCGTCTTCGCTAGCAGCAAGTCGCGGAGTGCCGCCTCTGCACTACGATCAACCCGGCTCTCCGGGGTCTCAGGTGACGCTGTACAGCAGCGGCGGCGGCTCGTACGCTTACCCGAAGCCGACCGGCTCGAGCGAGTACTGGTCGACCGCGGGGACTCCGTCGCCGCCGACGTTCGAGTGCGTGCAGAATTACCAACCGGTGACCGCCATCTCCGTCAGCGACGCCAACATACAACTGTATCAGGGCGGGTACAGCGTCTCGACCGGAGGCGCGCCAACTCCTTGGCCCAGCATACCCTTGTCCGGACCGGACGAGAGCTTCGACGGTACCATGGTGTCGACCGATCCGAAAGAGTGTTCCGGCTGCGCGAACCTCACCACTATCTGGAGGAGGGACGACGCGACCGGTCACTGCTACTGTCACACCTGCCTCTACAATAAGATGAACGGGACCAACAGGCCGTCCATGAGACTGGGCAAACCGAAACAGGCGGTCGCGCCG ACGGGAGTGCGAAGGACCGGAGTGCAGTGCGCCAACTGCAGGACCACCAACACGACCCTCTGGCGACGAAACAACAACGGCGAACCGGTCTGCAACGCCTGTGGCCTCTACTACAAGTTGCACAAC GTAAACAGGCCGCTCAGCATGAAGAAGGAGGGAATACAGACGAGGAAACGAAAGCCGAAGAACCACTCGGGAATTAGCGGGAACTTGGCCGGGCCTAGCGGCATGCACAAGACCGAGCTCAAGTCCGGCCTACTCG GTGTTTCAGGGGAGTCGTTGCAGTTGAAAGTGTACGGTAGCGGCGGTAATGGGAACGGGGTTGCGAGCGGGGGCGGGTTAGGTGCCGTGGTCGAAGCCGGAGACGGCCTCGAGTTCGGGATCGAGGATCGGACAGGGCTCGCAGAGAACGGAAGCGGGTGCGCGGAAGGAAACGGAGAAGTCGAGGAGCATTGCCCAGCCGTAGGTACACCGACAGCCACGCAATTGGGCCACGCGCACTCGCCCCTAACTTTACCCACTGCCGCCATCCTCAATCGACAGACCATTCTTAC CGTGCCACCGCTAGAACCGATCGCTAGTCAACCCGGCGGCGACCTGATCTCTGTCATCACGTCCACCACGGCCGTGCACGCCGAGCGAAAGTGA
- the LOC100875315 gene encoding uncharacterized protein LOC100875315 isoform X4: MKETLVKQEIKREWENDRIEEGSPRMTSTEERSTSESPRSVITSRRHVRTITTAGQITETVSESEPNSPDASNLPRARSHGYQEEPQRDHGCEQPSQRFVQISQQDADVQSRQQQHRPNEQRVLYLTPNGQEVHEVSETVDPNATPTNETTRYEAVGTDRMDVDRAYGYSTEEQLRREGHGIVVQAQERRGQSGGHQRFGQREGGRSAAGNEENEGTEAGRSYQQSSPVLIATSEGYENGPIVSQAAAAIASVQLGSPVPPYSPPIGVDGIRVATSNQQQHQQQQHQLVAGYADTGASIKYTAAGVKYDAAAVAAVVASDTVKPSTYTTLETVSIPASQTVHYPQYISGNETFQQAPMYACTKSGEQVILAYPSAAQLSSRVSGVESAGSAYVKSDPTLASSLAASRGVPPLHYDQPGSPGSQVTLYSSGGGSYAYPKPTGSSEYWSTAGTPSPPTFECVQNYQPVTAISVSDANIQLYQGGYSVSTGGAPTPWPSIPLSGPDESFDGTMVSTDPKECSGCANLTTIWRRDDATGHCYCHTCLYNKMNGTNRPSMRLGKPKQAVAPTGVRRTGVQCANCRTTNTTLWRRNNNGEPVCNACGLYYKLHNVNRPLSMKKEGIQTRKRKPKNHSGISGNLAGPSGMHKTELKSGLLGESSVFQGSRCS, encoded by the exons ATGAAGGAGACGCTGGTGAAACAGGAGATCAAGCGCGAATGGGAGAACGATCGAATCGAGGAGGGCTCGCCTCGAATGACGTCGACCGAGGAGCGATCGACGTCGGAAAGCCCGCGTTCGGTCATCACGAGCAGAAGGCACGTGCGCACCATTACCACGGCCGGACAGATCACCGAGACCGTGTCGGAATCGGAGCCGAATTCCCCGGACGCGAGTAATCTGCCGCGGGCACGATCGCACGGCTATCAGGAAGAGCCGCAACGGGATCACGGATGCGAGCAACCGTCTCAACGTTTCGTGCAAATTTCTCAGCAGGACGCGGACGTTCAGTCCCGTCAGCAGCAACATCGTCCCAACGAGCAACGCGTCCTCTATCTGACGCCAAACGGTCAAGAGGTGCACGAGGTGTCGGAAACCGTGGATCCGAACGCGACGCCGACGAACGAAACGACCAG GTACGAGGCCGTTGGCACGGACAGGATGGACGTCGATCGTGCGTACGGTTATTCGACGGAGGAACAATTACGACGAGAAGGTCACGGGATCGTGGTTCAAGCGCAAGAGAGACGGGGTCAGTCGGGCGGGCATCAAAGGTTCGGGCAACGGGAGGGCGGCCGATCTGCTGCCGGCAACGAGGAGAACGAGGGCACGGAAGCGGGCAGATCGTACCAGCAGAGTTCGCCGGTACTGATCGCGACCAGCGAGGGCTACGAGAACGGACCGATCGTGTCTCAGGCGGCGGCCGCGATCGCGAGCGTTCAGCTCGGTTCGCCCGTGCCGCCGTACTCTCCGCCGATCGGCGTGGACGGTATACGCGTGGCCACGTCTAACCAGCAACAGCATCAACAGCAACAGCATCAGCTGGTGGCGGGATACGCGGACACCGGCGCCAGCATCAAGTACACCGCAGCGGGCGTGAAATACGACGCGGCGGCCGTCGCAGCAGTCGTCGCCAGCGACACGGTCAAACCGTCCACCTACACTACCCTCGAGACGGTCTCGATACCGGCCTCGCAGACGGTCCACTACCCCCAATACATCTCCGGCAACGAAACGTTCCAGCAAGCTCCGATGTACGCTTGCACCAAGTCCGGCGAGCAGGTGATACTGGCCTATCCGTCGGCCGCTCAACTGAGTTCTCGCGTTTCCGGG GTGGAATCGGCCGGAAGCGCGTACGTGAAGAGCGACCCGACGCTCGCGTCTTCGCTAGCAGCAAGTCGCGGAGTGCCGCCTCTGCACTACGATCAACCCGGCTCTCCGGGGTCTCAGGTGACGCTGTACAGCAGCGGCGGCGGCTCGTACGCTTACCCGAAGCCGACCGGCTCGAGCGAGTACTGGTCGACCGCGGGGACTCCGTCGCCGCCGACGTTCGAGTGCGTGCAGAATTACCAACCGGTGACCGCCATCTCCGTCAGCGACGCCAACATACAACTGTATCAGGGCGGGTACAGCGTCTCGACCGGAGGCGCGCCAACTCCTTGGCCCAGCATACCCTTGTCCGGACCGGACGAGAGCTTCGACGGTACCATGGTGTCGACCGATCCGAAAGAGTGTTCCGGCTGCGCGAACCTCACCACTATCTGGAGGAGGGACGACGCGACCGGTCACTGCTACTGTCACACCTGCCTCTACAATAAGATGAACGGGACCAACAGGCCGTCCATGAGACTGGGCAAACCGAAACAGGCGGTCGCGCCG ACGGGAGTGCGAAGGACCGGAGTGCAGTGCGCCAACTGCAGGACCACCAACACGACCCTCTGGCGACGAAACAACAACGGCGAACCGGTCTGCAACGCCTGTGGCCTCTACTACAAGTTGCACAAC GTAAACAGGCCGCTCAGCATGAAGAAGGAGGGAATACAGACGAGGAAACGAAAGCCGAAGAACCACTCGGGAATTAGCGGGAACTTGGCCGGGCCTAGCGGCATGCACAAGACCGAGCTCAAGTCCGGCCTACTCGGTGAGTCTTCG GTGTTTCAGGGGAGTCGTTGCAGTTGA
- the LOC100875315 gene encoding uncharacterized protein LOC100875315 isoform X3, which yields MKETLVKQEIKREWENDRIEEGSPRMTSTEERSTSESPRSVITSRRHVRTITTAGQITETVSESEPNSPDASNLPRARSHGYQEEPQRDHGCEQPSQRFVQISQQDADVQSRQQQHRPNEQRVLYLTPNGQEVHEVSETVDPNATPTNETTRYEAVGTDRMDVDRAYGYSTEEQLRREGHGIVVQAQERRGQSGGHQRFGQREGGRSAAGNEENEGTEAGRSYQQSSPVLIATSEGYENGPIVSQAAAAIASVQLGSPVPPYSPPIGVDGIRVATSNQQQHQQQQHQLVAGYADTGASIKYTAAGVKYDAAAVAAVVASDTVKPSTYTTLETVSIPASQTVHYPQYISGNETFQQAPMYACTKSGEQVILAYPSAAQLSSRVSGVESAGSAYVKSDPTLASSLAASRGVPPLHYDQPGSPGSQVTLYSSGGGSYAYPKPTGSSEYWSTAGTPSPPTFECVQNYQPVTAISVSDANIQLYQGGYSVSTGGAPTPWPSIPLSGPDESFDGTMVSTDPKECSGCANLTTIWRRDDATGHCYCHTCLYNKMNGTNRPSMRLGKPKQAVAPTGVRRTGVQCANCRTTNTTLWRRNNNGEPVCNACGLYYKLHNVNRPLSMKKEGIQTRKRKPKNHSGISGNLAGPSGMHKTELKSGLLGESSRATARTDR from the exons ATGAAGGAGACGCTGGTGAAACAGGAGATCAAGCGCGAATGGGAGAACGATCGAATCGAGGAGGGCTCGCCTCGAATGACGTCGACCGAGGAGCGATCGACGTCGGAAAGCCCGCGTTCGGTCATCACGAGCAGAAGGCACGTGCGCACCATTACCACGGCCGGACAGATCACCGAGACCGTGTCGGAATCGGAGCCGAATTCCCCGGACGCGAGTAATCTGCCGCGGGCACGATCGCACGGCTATCAGGAAGAGCCGCAACGGGATCACGGATGCGAGCAACCGTCTCAACGTTTCGTGCAAATTTCTCAGCAGGACGCGGACGTTCAGTCCCGTCAGCAGCAACATCGTCCCAACGAGCAACGCGTCCTCTATCTGACGCCAAACGGTCAAGAGGTGCACGAGGTGTCGGAAACCGTGGATCCGAACGCGACGCCGACGAACGAAACGACCAG GTACGAGGCCGTTGGCACGGACAGGATGGACGTCGATCGTGCGTACGGTTATTCGACGGAGGAACAATTACGACGAGAAGGTCACGGGATCGTGGTTCAAGCGCAAGAGAGACGGGGTCAGTCGGGCGGGCATCAAAGGTTCGGGCAACGGGAGGGCGGCCGATCTGCTGCCGGCAACGAGGAGAACGAGGGCACGGAAGCGGGCAGATCGTACCAGCAGAGTTCGCCGGTACTGATCGCGACCAGCGAGGGCTACGAGAACGGACCGATCGTGTCTCAGGCGGCGGCCGCGATCGCGAGCGTTCAGCTCGGTTCGCCCGTGCCGCCGTACTCTCCGCCGATCGGCGTGGACGGTATACGCGTGGCCACGTCTAACCAGCAACAGCATCAACAGCAACAGCATCAGCTGGTGGCGGGATACGCGGACACCGGCGCCAGCATCAAGTACACCGCAGCGGGCGTGAAATACGACGCGGCGGCCGTCGCAGCAGTCGTCGCCAGCGACACGGTCAAACCGTCCACCTACACTACCCTCGAGACGGTCTCGATACCGGCCTCGCAGACGGTCCACTACCCCCAATACATCTCCGGCAACGAAACGTTCCAGCAAGCTCCGATGTACGCTTGCACCAAGTCCGGCGAGCAGGTGATACTGGCCTATCCGTCGGCCGCTCAACTGAGTTCTCGCGTTTCCGGG GTGGAATCGGCCGGAAGCGCGTACGTGAAGAGCGACCCGACGCTCGCGTCTTCGCTAGCAGCAAGTCGCGGAGTGCCGCCTCTGCACTACGATCAACCCGGCTCTCCGGGGTCTCAGGTGACGCTGTACAGCAGCGGCGGCGGCTCGTACGCTTACCCGAAGCCGACCGGCTCGAGCGAGTACTGGTCGACCGCGGGGACTCCGTCGCCGCCGACGTTCGAGTGCGTGCAGAATTACCAACCGGTGACCGCCATCTCCGTCAGCGACGCCAACATACAACTGTATCAGGGCGGGTACAGCGTCTCGACCGGAGGCGCGCCAACTCCTTGGCCCAGCATACCCTTGTCCGGACCGGACGAGAGCTTCGACGGTACCATGGTGTCGACCGATCCGAAAGAGTGTTCCGGCTGCGCGAACCTCACCACTATCTGGAGGAGGGACGACGCGACCGGTCACTGCTACTGTCACACCTGCCTCTACAATAAGATGAACGGGACCAACAGGCCGTCCATGAGACTGGGCAAACCGAAACAGGCGGTCGCGCCG ACGGGAGTGCGAAGGACCGGAGTGCAGTGCGCCAACTGCAGGACCACCAACACGACCCTCTGGCGACGAAACAACAACGGCGAACCGGTCTGCAACGCCTGTGGCCTCTACTACAAGTTGCACAAC GTAAACAGGCCGCTCAGCATGAAGAAGGAGGGAATACAGACGAGGAAACGAAAGCCGAAGAACCACTCGGGAATTAGCGGGAACTTGGCCGGGCCTAGCGGCATGCACAAGACCGAGCTCAAGTCCGGCCTACTCGGTGAGTCTTCG CGTGCCACCGCTAGAACCGATCGCTAG
- the LOC100875315 gene encoding uncharacterized protein LOC100875315 isoform X5: MKETLVKQEIKREWENDRIEEGSPRMTSTEERSTSESPRSVITSRRHVRTITTAGQITETVSESEPNSPDASNLPRARSHGYQEEPQRDHGCEQPSQRFVQISQQDADVQSRQQQHRPNEQRVLYLTPNGQEVHEVSETVDPNATPTNETTRYEAVGTDRMDVDRAYGYSTEEQLRREGHGIVVQAQERRGQSGGHQRFGQREGGRSAAGNEENEGTEAGRSYQQSSPVLIATSEGYENGPIVSQAAAAIASVQLGSPVPPYSPPIGVDGIRVATSNQQQHQQQQHQLVAGYADTGASIKYTAAGVKYDAAAVAAVVASDTVKPSTYTTLETVSIPASQTVHYPQYISGNETFQQAPMYACTKSGEQVILAYPSAAQLSSRVSGVESAGSAYVKSDPTLASSLAASRGVPPLHYDQPGSPGSQVTLYSSGGGSYAYPKPTGSSEYWSTAGTPSPPTFECVQNYQPVTAISVSDANIQLYQGGYSVSTGGAPTPWPSIPLSGPDESFDGTMVSTDPKECSGCANLTTIWRRDDATGHCYCHTCLYNKMNGTNRPSMRLGKPKQAVAPTGVRRTGVQCANCRTTNTTLWRRNNNGEPVCNACGLYYKLHNVNRPLSMKKEGIQTRKRKPKNHSGISGNLAGPSGMHKTELKSGLLGESSGSRCS, encoded by the exons ATGAAGGAGACGCTGGTGAAACAGGAGATCAAGCGCGAATGGGAGAACGATCGAATCGAGGAGGGCTCGCCTCGAATGACGTCGACCGAGGAGCGATCGACGTCGGAAAGCCCGCGTTCGGTCATCACGAGCAGAAGGCACGTGCGCACCATTACCACGGCCGGACAGATCACCGAGACCGTGTCGGAATCGGAGCCGAATTCCCCGGACGCGAGTAATCTGCCGCGGGCACGATCGCACGGCTATCAGGAAGAGCCGCAACGGGATCACGGATGCGAGCAACCGTCTCAACGTTTCGTGCAAATTTCTCAGCAGGACGCGGACGTTCAGTCCCGTCAGCAGCAACATCGTCCCAACGAGCAACGCGTCCTCTATCTGACGCCAAACGGTCAAGAGGTGCACGAGGTGTCGGAAACCGTGGATCCGAACGCGACGCCGACGAACGAAACGACCAG GTACGAGGCCGTTGGCACGGACAGGATGGACGTCGATCGTGCGTACGGTTATTCGACGGAGGAACAATTACGACGAGAAGGTCACGGGATCGTGGTTCAAGCGCAAGAGAGACGGGGTCAGTCGGGCGGGCATCAAAGGTTCGGGCAACGGGAGGGCGGCCGATCTGCTGCCGGCAACGAGGAGAACGAGGGCACGGAAGCGGGCAGATCGTACCAGCAGAGTTCGCCGGTACTGATCGCGACCAGCGAGGGCTACGAGAACGGACCGATCGTGTCTCAGGCGGCGGCCGCGATCGCGAGCGTTCAGCTCGGTTCGCCCGTGCCGCCGTACTCTCCGCCGATCGGCGTGGACGGTATACGCGTGGCCACGTCTAACCAGCAACAGCATCAACAGCAACAGCATCAGCTGGTGGCGGGATACGCGGACACCGGCGCCAGCATCAAGTACACCGCAGCGGGCGTGAAATACGACGCGGCGGCCGTCGCAGCAGTCGTCGCCAGCGACACGGTCAAACCGTCCACCTACACTACCCTCGAGACGGTCTCGATACCGGCCTCGCAGACGGTCCACTACCCCCAATACATCTCCGGCAACGAAACGTTCCAGCAAGCTCCGATGTACGCTTGCACCAAGTCCGGCGAGCAGGTGATACTGGCCTATCCGTCGGCCGCTCAACTGAGTTCTCGCGTTTCCGGG GTGGAATCGGCCGGAAGCGCGTACGTGAAGAGCGACCCGACGCTCGCGTCTTCGCTAGCAGCAAGTCGCGGAGTGCCGCCTCTGCACTACGATCAACCCGGCTCTCCGGGGTCTCAGGTGACGCTGTACAGCAGCGGCGGCGGCTCGTACGCTTACCCGAAGCCGACCGGCTCGAGCGAGTACTGGTCGACCGCGGGGACTCCGTCGCCGCCGACGTTCGAGTGCGTGCAGAATTACCAACCGGTGACCGCCATCTCCGTCAGCGACGCCAACATACAACTGTATCAGGGCGGGTACAGCGTCTCGACCGGAGGCGCGCCAACTCCTTGGCCCAGCATACCCTTGTCCGGACCGGACGAGAGCTTCGACGGTACCATGGTGTCGACCGATCCGAAAGAGTGTTCCGGCTGCGCGAACCTCACCACTATCTGGAGGAGGGACGACGCGACCGGTCACTGCTACTGTCACACCTGCCTCTACAATAAGATGAACGGGACCAACAGGCCGTCCATGAGACTGGGCAAACCGAAACAGGCGGTCGCGCCG ACGGGAGTGCGAAGGACCGGAGTGCAGTGCGCCAACTGCAGGACCACCAACACGACCCTCTGGCGACGAAACAACAACGGCGAACCGGTCTGCAACGCCTGTGGCCTCTACTACAAGTTGCACAAC GTAAACAGGCCGCTCAGCATGAAGAAGGAGGGAATACAGACGAGGAAACGAAAGCCGAAGAACCACTCGGGAATTAGCGGGAACTTGGCCGGGCCTAGCGGCATGCACAAGACCGAGCTCAAGTCCGGCCTACTCGGTGAGTCTTCG GGGAGTCGTTGCAGTTGA
- the LOC100875315 gene encoding uncharacterized protein LOC100875315 isoform X2, whose product MKETLVKQEIKREWENDRIEEGSPRMTSTEERSTSESPRSVITSRRHVRTITTAGQITETVSESEPNSPDASNLPRARSHGYQEEPQRDHGCEQPSQRFVQISQQDADVQSRQQQHRPNEQRVLYLTPNGQEVHEVSETVDPNATPTNETTRYEAVGTDRMDVDRAYGYSTEEQLRREGHGIVVQAQERRGQSGGHQRFGQREGGRSAAGNEENEGTEAGRSYQQSSPVLIATSEGYENGPIVSQAAAAIASVQLGSPVPPYSPPIGVDGIRVATSNQQQHQQQQHQLVAGYADTGASIKYTAAGVKYDAAAVAAVVASDTVKPSTYTTLETVSIPASQTVHYPQYISGNETFQQAPMYACTKSGEQVILAYPSAAQLSSRVSGVESAGSAYVKSDPTLASSLAASRGVPPLHYDQPGSPGSQVTLYSSGGGSYAYPKPTGSSEYWSTAGTPSPPTFECVQNYQPVTAISVSDANIQLYQGGYSVSTGGAPTPWPSIPLSGPDESFDGTMVSTDPKECSGCANLTTIWRRDDATGHCYCHTCLYNKMNGTNRPSMRLGKPKQAVAPTGVRRTGVQCANCRTTNTTLWRRNNNGEPVCNACGLYYKLHNVNRPLSMKKEGIQTRKRKPKNHSGISGNLAGPSGMHKTELKSGLLGESLQLKVYGSGGNGNGVASGGGLGAVVEAGDGLEFGIEDRTGLAENGSGCAEGNGEVEEHCPAVGTPTATQLGHAHSPLTLPTAAILNRQTILTVPPLEPIASQPGGDLISVITSTTAVHAERK is encoded by the exons ATGAAGGAGACGCTGGTGAAACAGGAGATCAAGCGCGAATGGGAGAACGATCGAATCGAGGAGGGCTCGCCTCGAATGACGTCGACCGAGGAGCGATCGACGTCGGAAAGCCCGCGTTCGGTCATCACGAGCAGAAGGCACGTGCGCACCATTACCACGGCCGGACAGATCACCGAGACCGTGTCGGAATCGGAGCCGAATTCCCCGGACGCGAGTAATCTGCCGCGGGCACGATCGCACGGCTATCAGGAAGAGCCGCAACGGGATCACGGATGCGAGCAACCGTCTCAACGTTTCGTGCAAATTTCTCAGCAGGACGCGGACGTTCAGTCCCGTCAGCAGCAACATCGTCCCAACGAGCAACGCGTCCTCTATCTGACGCCAAACGGTCAAGAGGTGCACGAGGTGTCGGAAACCGTGGATCCGAACGCGACGCCGACGAACGAAACGACCAG GTACGAGGCCGTTGGCACGGACAGGATGGACGTCGATCGTGCGTACGGTTATTCGACGGAGGAACAATTACGACGAGAAGGTCACGGGATCGTGGTTCAAGCGCAAGAGAGACGGGGTCAGTCGGGCGGGCATCAAAGGTTCGGGCAACGGGAGGGCGGCCGATCTGCTGCCGGCAACGAGGAGAACGAGGGCACGGAAGCGGGCAGATCGTACCAGCAGAGTTCGCCGGTACTGATCGCGACCAGCGAGGGCTACGAGAACGGACCGATCGTGTCTCAGGCGGCGGCCGCGATCGCGAGCGTTCAGCTCGGTTCGCCCGTGCCGCCGTACTCTCCGCCGATCGGCGTGGACGGTATACGCGTGGCCACGTCTAACCAGCAACAGCATCAACAGCAACAGCATCAGCTGGTGGCGGGATACGCGGACACCGGCGCCAGCATCAAGTACACCGCAGCGGGCGTGAAATACGACGCGGCGGCCGTCGCAGCAGTCGTCGCCAGCGACACGGTCAAACCGTCCACCTACACTACCCTCGAGACGGTCTCGATACCGGCCTCGCAGACGGTCCACTACCCCCAATACATCTCCGGCAACGAAACGTTCCAGCAAGCTCCGATGTACGCTTGCACCAAGTCCGGCGAGCAGGTGATACTGGCCTATCCGTCGGCCGCTCAACTGAGTTCTCGCGTTTCCGGG GTGGAATCGGCCGGAAGCGCGTACGTGAAGAGCGACCCGACGCTCGCGTCTTCGCTAGCAGCAAGTCGCGGAGTGCCGCCTCTGCACTACGATCAACCCGGCTCTCCGGGGTCTCAGGTGACGCTGTACAGCAGCGGCGGCGGCTCGTACGCTTACCCGAAGCCGACCGGCTCGAGCGAGTACTGGTCGACCGCGGGGACTCCGTCGCCGCCGACGTTCGAGTGCGTGCAGAATTACCAACCGGTGACCGCCATCTCCGTCAGCGACGCCAACATACAACTGTATCAGGGCGGGTACAGCGTCTCGACCGGAGGCGCGCCAACTCCTTGGCCCAGCATACCCTTGTCCGGACCGGACGAGAGCTTCGACGGTACCATGGTGTCGACCGATCCGAAAGAGTGTTCCGGCTGCGCGAACCTCACCACTATCTGGAGGAGGGACGACGCGACCGGTCACTGCTACTGTCACACCTGCCTCTACAATAAGATGAACGGGACCAACAGGCCGTCCATGAGACTGGGCAAACCGAAACAGGCGGTCGCGCCG ACGGGAGTGCGAAGGACCGGAGTGCAGTGCGCCAACTGCAGGACCACCAACACGACCCTCTGGCGACGAAACAACAACGGCGAACCGGTCTGCAACGCCTGTGGCCTCTACTACAAGTTGCACAAC GTAAACAGGCCGCTCAGCATGAAGAAGGAGGGAATACAGACGAGGAAACGAAAGCCGAAGAACCACTCGGGAATTAGCGGGAACTTGGCCGGGCCTAGCGGCATGCACAAGACCGAGCTCAAGTCCGGCCTACTCG GGGAGTCGTTGCAGTTGAAAGTGTACGGTAGCGGCGGTAATGGGAACGGGGTTGCGAGCGGGGGCGGGTTAGGTGCCGTGGTCGAAGCCGGAGACGGCCTCGAGTTCGGGATCGAGGATCGGACAGGGCTCGCAGAGAACGGAAGCGGGTGCGCGGAAGGAAACGGAGAAGTCGAGGAGCATTGCCCAGCCGTAGGTACACCGACAGCCACGCAATTGGGCCACGCGCACTCGCCCCTAACTTTACCCACTGCCGCCATCCTCAATCGACAGACCATTCTTAC CGTGCCACCGCTAGAACCGATCGCTAGTCAACCCGGCGGCGACCTGATCTCTGTCATCACGTCCACCACGGCCGTGCACGCCGAGCGAAAGTGA